From the genome of Aggregicoccus sp. 17bor-14:
CGGACATCTCGTGCAGCGTCACCCAGCGGTGATCGTTCACCCGCAGGTGCTTCACCGCCTCGGAACCGTCGCGCAGCTGGCAGCGGAAGACGCGGAAGTCGATGTCGTAGCGCTCGTACTCGTGGTGGGTGTGGATCACCTGCTCCAGCACCTTCACGCTGATGCCCATCTCCTCCCGCAGCTCGCGCGCGAGCGCCTCGGCGTCCGACTCGCCCTCCTCCACCCGCCCGCCGGGGAACTCCCAGAGCAGGGGCAGCGAGGCCGTGGAGGGCCGCTGGGTGATGAGGTAGCGGCCGCCCTCTCGCTCCAGCATCGCTCCCACCACCCGGACGTGACGACGGCTCATGCGCGCGGCTCTCCTTGTTCGAACGAGGCAGCTCAGCTCAGGCAGTGCGGCTTCCGGGCACCGCGGGTTAGCACAGCGCGGCGCACAGGTGGTGTCATCCTGCGCACGCTTCGTACGGGCGGCCACTGCGATGAGTGGGCGCCGCGGGCGTGGACGGCAGGGTGCGGCCCGCCTGGGTGCGGCTCCTCCTCCCGCCTGCCCGGCGACCTCCGGCCGGTGTAGGTTGCGCTCGCAGCGGGCGTGCGTTTGGGTAGATTGCGCCGCCCGCTCGGGCCCCCTTCCCTCTCGAGGAGTCAAAGCCATGTCTCGCGTCATCCGCGCCCCCCGGGGCAACACCCTCTCCTGCAAGGGCTGGGTCCAGGAGGCGGCGCTCCGCATGCTGATGAACAACCTGGACCCCGAGGTCGCGGAGCGGCCCGAGGACCTGGTGGTCTACGGCGGCACGGGCAAGGCGGCGCGCGACTGGCCCTCCTTCGAGCGCATCGTGAAGAGCCTGCAGTCGCTCGGCGACGACGAAACGCTGCTGGTGCAGTCCGGCAAGCCGGTGGGCATCCTCAAGACCCACCCGGACGCGCCGCGCGTGCTGCTCGCGAACTCGAACCTCGTGGGCAAGTGGGCCAACTGGGAGCACTTCCACGAGCTCGAGGCCAAGGGGCTGATGATGTACGGCCAGATGACGGCCGGCTCGTGGATCTACATCGGCACGCAGGGCATCCTGCAGGGCACCTACGAGACCTTCGCGCAGGCGGGCCGCACCCACTTCGGCAGCGCGGACCTCGCCGGGCGCCTGGTGCTCAGCGGCGGCCTGGGCGGCATGGGCGGCGCGCAGCCGCTCGCGGCCACCATGAACAATGCGGTGTTCCTGGGCGTGGAGATCGACCCGGCGCGCGCCCAGCGCCGCGTGGAGACGCGCTACCTGGACGTGGTGGCGCGCGACCTCGACCACGCGCTCGAGCTGTGCAAGGACGCGCAGGCGAAGAAGAAGGGCCTCTCGGTCGCGGTCATCGGCAACGCGGCGCAGGTGTTCCGCGAGCTGTACCGCCGCGGCGTGCGGCCGGACCTGGTCACGGACCAGACGAGCGCGCACGATCCGCTCAACGGCTACGTGCCCACGGACCTGAGCCTCGCGGCGGCGGACGAGCTGCGCCGGCGCGACCCGCAGGGCTACGTGAAGCGGGCGCGCGAGTCGATGGCGATGCAGGTGCAGGCGATGCTGGACTTCGCGAAGGCCGGCAGCCACGTCTTCGACTACGGCAACAACATCCGCGCCCAGGCGCAGCTCGCGGGGCTCGCGGACGCCTTCGACTTCCCGGGCTTCGTCCCGGCCTACATCCGCCCGATGTTCTGCGAGGGCCTGGGGCCCTTCCGCTGGGTGGCGCTCTCGGGAGACCCGGCGGACATCCGCGTGACGGACGAGGCCATCCTCCAGCTCTTCCCCCACAAGGAGTCGCTGCGCCGGTGGATCACGCTCGCGCAGGAGCGGGTGGCCTTCCAGGGCCTGCCCGCGCGCATCTGCTGGCTGGGCTACGGCGAGCGGGAGAAGGCGGGCCTGCTCTTCAACGAGCTGGTGCGCACCGGCAAGGTGAAGGCGCCCATCGTCATCGGGCGCGACCACCTGGACTGCGGCTCGGTGGCGAGCCCCAACCGCGAGACCGAGGCGATGAAGGACGGCTCGGACGCGGTGGCGGACTGGCCCATCCTCAACGCGCTCGCGGCCACCGCGAACGGCGCGTCCTGGGTGTCCTTCCACCACGGCGGCGGCGTGGGCATGGGCTACTCGCTGCACTCGGGCGTGGTCATCGTGGCGGACGGCACGAAGGAGGCCGCGCGCCGCCTCGAGCGCGTGCTGACGTCTGATCCGGGCATGGGCGTGCTGCGCCACGCGGACGCGGGCTACTCCGAGGCCGTGGAGGTGGCCAAGGCGCGCGGCGTGAAGATCCCGGGCATCACCGTCTAGAGGAGCCCCTCCCATGCCCGCCCTCGAGCTGCTGGTCCGCAACACCTCCGAGGTGCTCACGCTCAAGGGGAGCCCCCGCGAGCCCGCGGAGAAGGCGCTCACCGCCTGGCCCCAGGCCTGCGTGGGCGTCCTCGGGGGCCGGGTCGCCTTCGTGGGGCCCGAGAGCGCGCTGCCGGCGGCCGCCGTCACCGGCAGCACGCAGGTGCTGGACGCGGGCGGCGGCTTCGTCGGGCCGGGCTTCGTGGACCCGCACACGCACCTCGTCTTCGCCGGGGAGCGCTCGGCGGAGTTCGACCTGCGCAACCAGGGCGCGACCTATCTGGAGATCGCCCAGGCGGGCGGCGGCATCGTGAGCACCGTGCGGGCGACCCGCGCGGCGGGCGAGGCGCGGCTGGTGGAGCTCGCCCTGCCCCGCCTGCGCCGCCTGCTCTCCTACGGCGTGACGACGGCCGAGGTGAAGAGCGGCTACGGCCTGGACGTGGAGAGCGAGCTCGCGATGCTGCGCGCCGTGCGGGCGCTGGGCGCGCGCGCGCCCGTGAGCCTGGTCCCCACGCTGCTGTGCGCGCATGCCCTTCCGGAGGAGTACCGCGGGCGGCGCGAGGCCTACCTCGACCTGTGCGTGGAGCAGATCCTCCCGCGCGTGGCGGCCGAGGGGCTCGCGCGCTTCTGCGACGTGTTCGCCGAGGAGGGCGCCTTCACGAAGGAGGAGGCGCGCCGCATGCTCGAGGCGGGCAAGCGGCACGGCCTGCTGCCGCGCCTGCACGCAGACCAGCTCACGCCCTTCGGCGCCGCAGAGCTCGCCGCGGAGCTGGGCGCGGCCACCGCGGACCACCTGGAGCAGGTGAGCGAGGCGGGCATCCGCGCGCTCGCGGCGGCCGGGGTGAGTGCGGTGCTGGTGCCCACCAGCACCCTCTTCCTGCGCATGCGCCCCTACGCCCCCGGGCGCCGCCTGCGCGAGGCGGGGGTGAACGTGGCGCTGGGCACCAACGTGAACCCCGGCTCCGCGATGAGCGAGAACCTGCCGCTCGCCATGGGGCTCGCCTGCCTGGAGAACGGCCTCAGCGCCGCCGAGGCCTACTGGGCGGCCACCCGCGGCGCGGCGCTCGCGCTGAGGCTCGAGGGGGCCGGCCGGCTCGCCCCGGGGGACCCGGCGGACCTGGTGCTCTTCGGCTGCGAGAGCTACCGCCACCTGCCCTACCACCTGGGCATCAACCACGCCCGCACCGTGCTCAAGGCGGGGCGGGTGGTGCACGAGTCGACAGAGCGGGTGTCCGGGGACGGCAGCCTGCTCTGTCGCTGAGGGAGCAGGCGCGCGCGCCGTGCGCCCACCGCGAGCGCAGCGGTATAAGAGGGGGCACGCCATGTGCCGCCTCTTCGGGTTTCGCTCCAACGTCCCAACCGCCGTCCACCGCTCGCTCGTGACGGAGAAGAACTCGCTCCTGCAGCAGTCGCGCGAGCACAAGGACGGCTGGGGCATCGCCTCCTACGGGGACGCGGCGCTGCCGCAGGTGGCGCACGGGCTGGGCGCCGCGCACAGCGACCCGGACTTCGAGCGGGTGAGCAGCCTCGTCGCGAGCCGCGCGGTGGTGGCGCACGTGCGGCTCGCCTCGGTGGGCTCGGTGGAGCTGCGCAACGCGCACCCCTTCCTCTACGGGCGCTGGTCCTTCGTGCACAACGGCACGGTGAAGCGCTTCGCGCAGCACCAGCAGGCGATCGAGGCGCTCATCCGCCCGGACCTGCGCGCGCGCATCCGCGGCGCCACGGACTCCGAGCGCTGCTTCTACCTCTTCCTCACCTTCCTGGGAGCGCTGCGCCCCCTGGAGGCCCCGGCCGAGGCCGAGGACGTGGCGCGCGCGCTCGCCCAGACGATGCGCGAGGTGTCACGCCTCACCGATCTACCCGGTGAGACGCGGCCCCAGGAGCGCTCGTCCATGAACTTCCTCGCCACGGACGGCGACGTGATGGTGGCCACCCGCCGCCACCGAACCCTCTTCTTCTCCGAGTCCGCCCGCCGCGAGGCGGGCTCGCCGCCCAGCCCCGGCACCCGGCTCGCCCAGCTGGTCATCGCGAGCGAGCGCCTGTGCGGCGAGGACCACTGGCACGAGGTGCCCGAGGACGGCGTGGTGGGCGTGAGCCGCGACCTCGTCCTGCACCGCTGGCAGCTCGACGCGCTCGCGCCGCTGTCCTGCGCCTGACGCTGGGCTCCGCCCGTTGGACCACGCGTGCTCCACCCGCTGTCCGGGAACCGGTCAGCGGGGGTTTTGAGCCGCAAGCGCCCGGTTTCCGGGCGGAAATCCGCGAAGCGTAAGAGAACTTGACGTCGAGCGCCTCCGACACTGGAGCAGCTCTCCGCAGATCCACCCCCGGGGGGGTGACCTCAACCGGCTGGAATCAGGTCCCCGCAGCGCTGGCACAGCAGGTGCTCATGCGCGGGCCGCAGTTCCACACTCTGGAGGGGGTTACCCGCTTGAGAAACCTGCGTAGCAGCATCCTGGCTGGAGCAGTACTGGCGCTCACCGCGTGCGGTGACAACTCGATTCAGGTCAACGACAACGACGCGGTGGTGAAGGAGGACGTCGGCAGCGCCGAGGTCCAGTCCGCGCTGAGCGCGCTGCCCTCCGCCCAGGTGGTGGACGTGGGCGTGCGCGGGGTCCCCACCTTCCTGCGCGGCGACCTCGGCCAGGCAGACCAGACGATCGCGAGCTTCGGGCAGTCCAACGCGCCTGCGCGCGTGGGCACCTCGCTGCAGCGCATCGCGCCGGTGTTCCGCCTGCGCGCCGAGGACCTGGTGGTTCGCGGCGTGCAGCAGGACGAGCTGGACTTCACCCACCTGCGCTACCAGCAGACCAAGAACGGCCTGCCGGTGGTGGGCGGTGAGCTCATCGTCCACGTGAACAAGGAGGGCACCATCTATGCGGTCAACGGCACCGCGCGCGACGGCGTGAGCCTCTCCGCCACCCCGCGCATCGCCGCCGAGGCGGCGAGCGTCGCGGCCACCCGCGCCTCGGACGAGGTGCAGGGCGCTGCCGCGAGCAGCGGCCGGCTCGTGTACTTCCTCAAGTCCGACACCGGCGCGATGTCGCTCGCGTACCAGGTGACCGTCACCGGCGCCCGCGCCGATGGCACCCCCGTGCGCGACCTCGTCTACGTGAGCGCGCAGGACGGCAGCCTCCTCGAGCGCCAGCCGCAGATCCACAGCGCGCTCAACCGCGTCGTGTACTCGGCGAACAACGGCAGCACCCTGCCGGGCACGCTGCGCCGCAGCGAGGGTGGGGCCACCACGGGTGATGCGACGATCGACCAGAACTACGATCACCTCGGCACCACCTACAACTGCTACAGCGCGAACTTCGGCCGCGACTCCATCAACGGCGCCGGCGCGCAGCTCAAGAGCTCGGTGCACTACAGCACCAACTACGTCAACGCCTACTGGGACGGCACCCAGATGGTGTACGGCGACGGCGACGGCGTGCAGTCCGGTCCGCTGGGCCGCGACCTGGACGTGACCGTGCACGAGCTCACCCACGCGGTGACCGAGAACGAGTCCAACCTCACCTACTCGGGCGAGTCCGGCGCGCTCAACGAGGGCATGAGCGACATCTTCGCCGCCTACTGCGAGAGCTGGACCCGCACCTGGGCGACCGACGCGGACGTCTTCAAGATCGGCGAGGACATCTGGACGCCGGGCACCGCGGGCGACGCGCTGCGCTACATGGCGAACCCCACCCAGGACGGCTCCTCGAAGGACTACTACCCCGAGCGCTACACGGGCACCTCCGACAACGGCGGCGTGCACTCGAACTCGGGCATCGCGAACCTCGCGTTCAAGCTGCTGTCCACGGGCGGCACGCACCCGCGCGCCAAGACCACCGTCAACGTGACGGGCATCGGTACGCAGAAGGCCGGCGCCATCTTCTACCGCGCCAACGCCAACTACATGACCGCGTCCACCAACTTCCAGGGCGCGCGCAACGCCACCGTGCAGGCGGCGACCGACCTCTACGGGAGCACCGTGGCGGCCTCCGTCACCCAGGCCTGGGACGCGGTGGGCGTGCCCGGCGGCACCACCCCGCCTCCTCCGACCGGCTCCACCGCGC
Proteins encoded in this window:
- the hutI gene encoding imidazolonepropionase, which translates into the protein MPALELLVRNTSEVLTLKGSPREPAEKALTAWPQACVGVLGGRVAFVGPESALPAAAVTGSTQVLDAGGGFVGPGFVDPHTHLVFAGERSAEFDLRNQGATYLEIAQAGGGIVSTVRATRAAGEARLVELALPRLRRLLSYGVTTAEVKSGYGLDVESELAMLRAVRALGARAPVSLVPTLLCAHALPEEYRGRREAYLDLCVEQILPRVAAEGLARFCDVFAEEGAFTKEEARRMLEAGKRHGLLPRLHADQLTPFGAAELAAELGAATADHLEQVSEAGIRALAAAGVSAVLVPTSTLFLRMRPYAPGRRLREAGVNVALGTNVNPGSAMSENLPLAMGLACLENGLSAAEAYWAATRGAALALRLEGAGRLAPGDPADLVLFGCESYRHLPYHLGINHARTVLKAGRVVHESTERVSGDGSLLCR
- a CDS encoding (deoxy)nucleoside triphosphate pyrophosphohydrolase; translated protein: MSRRHVRVVGAMLEREGGRYLITQRPSTASLPLLWEFPGGRVEEGESDAEALARELREEMGISVKVLEQVIHTHHEYERYDIDFRVFRCQLRDGSEAVKHLRVNDHRWVTLHEMSDYEFPAADARTLEKLLGLDH
- the hutU gene encoding urocanate hydratase, whose amino-acid sequence is MSRVIRAPRGNTLSCKGWVQEAALRMLMNNLDPEVAERPEDLVVYGGTGKAARDWPSFERIVKSLQSLGDDETLLVQSGKPVGILKTHPDAPRVLLANSNLVGKWANWEHFHELEAKGLMMYGQMTAGSWIYIGTQGILQGTYETFAQAGRTHFGSADLAGRLVLSGGLGGMGGAQPLAATMNNAVFLGVEIDPARAQRRVETRYLDVVARDLDHALELCKDAQAKKKGLSVAVIGNAAQVFRELYRRGVRPDLVTDQTSAHDPLNGYVPTDLSLAAADELRRRDPQGYVKRARESMAMQVQAMLDFAKAGSHVFDYGNNIRAQAQLAGLADAFDFPGFVPAYIRPMFCEGLGPFRWVALSGDPADIRVTDEAILQLFPHKESLRRWITLAQERVAFQGLPARICWLGYGEREKAGLLFNELVRTGKVKAPIVIGRDHLDCGSVASPNRETEAMKDGSDAVADWPILNALAATANGASWVSFHHGGGVGMGYSLHSGVVIVADGTKEAARRLERVLTSDPGMGVLRHADAGYSEAVEVAKARGVKIPGITV
- a CDS encoding class II glutamine amidotransferase, yielding MCRLFGFRSNVPTAVHRSLVTEKNSLLQQSREHKDGWGIASYGDAALPQVAHGLGAAHSDPDFERVSSLVASRAVVAHVRLASVGSVELRNAHPFLYGRWSFVHNGTVKRFAQHQQAIEALIRPDLRARIRGATDSERCFYLFLTFLGALRPLEAPAEAEDVARALAQTMREVSRLTDLPGETRPQERSSMNFLATDGDVMVATRRHRTLFFSESARREAGSPPSPGTRLAQLVIASERLCGEDHWHEVPEDGVVGVSRDLVLHRWQLDALAPLSCA
- a CDS encoding M4 family metallopeptidase, with the translated sequence MRNLRSSILAGAVLALTACGDNSIQVNDNDAVVKEDVGSAEVQSALSALPSAQVVDVGVRGVPTFLRGDLGQADQTIASFGQSNAPARVGTSLQRIAPVFRLRAEDLVVRGVQQDELDFTHLRYQQTKNGLPVVGGELIVHVNKEGTIYAVNGTARDGVSLSATPRIAAEAASVAATRASDEVQGAAASSGRLVYFLKSDTGAMSLAYQVTVTGARADGTPVRDLVYVSAQDGSLLERQPQIHSALNRVVYSANNGSTLPGTLRRSEGGATTGDATIDQNYDHLGTTYNCYSANFGRDSINGAGAQLKSSVHYSTNYVNAYWDGTQMVYGDGDGVQSGPLGRDLDVTVHELTHAVTENESNLTYSGESGALNEGMSDIFAAYCESWTRTWATDADVFKIGEDIWTPGTAGDALRYMANPTQDGSSKDYYPERYTGTSDNGGVHSNSGIANLAFKLLSTGGTHPRAKTTVNVTGIGTQKAGAIFYRANANYMTASTNFQGARNATVQAATDLYGSTVAASVTQAWDAVGVPGGTTPPPPTGSTALSNGVTLTGQSAATGANVYYTLAVPAGATNLSIKISGGTGDADMYVRFGSQPTTTTYDCRPYLTGNAETCTFAAPSAGTYYIMLNAYSAFSGVSIVGSYTAGGGTDTTPVLTNGVPVSNISGATGSSQYWKISVPSGRPSLTVKISGGTGDADLYVRSGAKPTTTTYNCRPYLTGNAETCTISAPAAGDWYIMLNAYSAYSGVTLSGTY